Proteins encoded within one genomic window of Calonectris borealis chromosome 1, bCalBor7.hap1.2, whole genome shotgun sequence:
- the HSPH1 gene encoding heat shock protein 105 kDa isoform X4 gives MAVVGFDLGFQSCYIAVARAGGIETVANEFSDRCTPSVVSFGSKNRAIGVSAKNQQITHAHNTVSNFKRFHGRAFNDPFVQKEKENLSYDLVLMKNGGVGVKVMYMDEEHIFSVEQISAMLLTKLKETAESNLKKPVTDCVISVPSFFTDAERRSLLDAAQIVGLNCLRLMNDMTAVALNYGIYKQDLPAPEEKPRIVVFVDMGHSAFQVSACAFNKSKLKVLGTAFDPFLGGRNFDGKLVDYFCAEIKAKYKLDPKAKVRALLRLYQECEKLKKLMSSNSTDIPLNIECFMNDTDVSGKMNRSQFEELCADLLQRIEIPLVSLMEQTQLKVEDVTSVEIVGGATRIPAVKERIAKFFGKDVSTTLNADEAIARGCALQCAILSPAFKVREFSVTDATPFPISLLWNTEAEDTEGVHEVFSRNHAAPFSKVLTFYRKGPFELEAFYSDPNGVPYPESKIGRYVIQNVAAQKDGEKSKVKVKVRVNTHGIFSVSTASMVEPVKSEESEDVGVETEVESQDQRPTENTSDKNIQQENSEAGTQSQVQTDGQQTSQSPPSSEPPSEENKIPDVKTNEKKGDQPPEAKKPKIKVKNVELPIEANLVWQLGKDLLNMYIETEGKMIMQDKLEKERNEAKNAVEEYVYEFRDKLSGPYEKFVCEKDLQGFSALLTETEGWLYEEGEDEAKQVYVDKLEDLKELLFLEIRYSN, from the exons atGGCCGTGGTGGGCTTTGACCTGGGCTTCCAGAGCTGCTACATCGCCGTGGCGCGGGCCGGCGGCATCGAGACCGTCGCCAACGAGTTCAGCGACCGGTGCACGCC ATCGGTGGTTTCGTTTGGATCCAAAAACAGAGCTATTGGTGTGTCGGCTAAAAATCAG CAAATTACTCATGCCCACAACACAGTATCTAACTTCAAGAGATTCCATGGCCGTGCATTTAATGATCCTTttgttcagaaggaaaaagaaaatttgagctATGATTTGGTTCTTATGAAGAATGGTGGAGTTGGAGTAAAG GTCATGTACATGGATGAGGAGCATATTTTCAGTGTGGAACAGATTTCAGCTATGTTATTGACTAAATTAAAGGAGACTGCAGAGAGTAACCTGAAAAAGCCAGTAACAGACTGTGTTATTTCT GTTCCATCATTTTTCACAGATGCTGAAAGGAGGTCCCTTCTGGATGCAGCTCAGATTGTTGGATTAAATTGTCTTAGATTAATGAATGACATGACAGCAG TGGCTCTGAATTACGGAATTTATAAACAAGACCTTCCAGCTCCTGAAGAGAAGCCACGGATAGTTGTGTTTGTTGATATGGGACATTCTGCATTTCAAGTATCAGCCTGTGCATTCAACAAGAGTAAACTAAAG GTACTTGGCACAGCATTTGACCCTTTCCTAGGTGGAAGAAACTTTGATGGAAAGCTAGTAGATTACTTCtgtgcagaaataaaagcaaagtacAAACTGGATCCAAAAGCAAAAGTTCGAGCTCTTCTTCGTCTGTATCAGGAATGtgagaagctgaagaaattaaTGAGTTCAAATAGCACAGACATTCCCCTAAATATTGAGTGTTTCATGAATGATACTGATGTATCTGGAAAAATGAACAG GTCACAATTTGAAGAATTGTGTGCTGACTTGCTGCAAAGGATAGAGATACCTCTGGTTTCATTAATGGAACAAACACAACTGAAAGTGGAAGATGTAACTTCTGTAGAGATTGTGGGAGGAGCAACGCGTATTCCTGCTGTCAAAGAGAGGATTGCTAAATTCTTTGGCAAAGATGTCAGTACAACACTGAATGCAGATGAAGCCATAGCTAGGGGCTGTGCTCTACAG TGTGCAATTCTTTCTCCAGCTTTTAAAGTGAGAGAATTCTCTGTGACAGATGCTACACCATTCCCAATATCTCTGTTGTGGAACACGGAAGCAGAGGACACTGAAGG GGTTCATGAGGTGTTCAGCAGAAATCATGCAGCACCTTTCTCCAAGGTTCTTACGTTCTATAGGAAAGGTCCATTTGAGTTAGAAGCTTTTTATTCTGATCCTAATGGAGTCCCATATCCTGAGTCAAAAATTG GTAGGTATGTTATCCAGaatgtggcagcccagaaagATGGAGAGAAGTCTAAAGTCAAAGTCAAAGTCCGTGTCAATACTCATGGCATTTTTAGTGTGTCCACTGCATCCATGGTAGAACCAGTTAAAAGTGAAGAGAGTGAAGATGTTGGTGTTGAGACTGAAGTGGAATCTCAGGACCAGAGGCCTACTGAAAACACAAGTGAT aaaaatatccaGCAAGAGAACAGTGAGGCTGGAACACAGTCCCAGGTACAAACTGATGGTCAGCAAACGTCACAGTCTCCCCCTTCATCAGAACCTCcctctgaagaaaacaaaatcccagatGTCAAA ACAAATGAGAAGAAAGGTGATCAGCCCCCAGAAGCTAAAAAACCCAAGATAAAAGTGAAGAATGTGGAACTACCTATTGAAGCTAACTTGGTTTGGCAGTTAGGAAAAGATCTCCTCAATATGTATATCGAAACAGAG GGTAAGATGATTATGCAagacaaactggaaaaagaaagaaatgaggcaAAGAATGCAGTGGAGGAATATGTGTATGAGTTCAGGGACAAGTTGTCTGGACCATATGAAAAGTTTGTTTGTGAAAAG GATCTGCAGGGATTCTCTGCACTCCTAACAGAGACAGAAGGCTGGCTGTATGAAGAGGGTGAGGATGAAGCTAAGCAGGTGTATGTAGACAAATTAGAGGATTTAAAG GAATTGCTTTTTCTAGAAATTAGGTACTCCAATTGA